From the Streptomyces sp. Tu 2975 genome, one window contains:
- a CDS encoding HAD family hydrolase, which translates to MTGSGIELVIFDCDGVLVDSERICVQVDAVIMADLGCAFTEAEIIERFVGSSTEVYTAAVEERLGRRLEKDWQNKYEHLYEAAFATGLTAVDGVMDALDGLTAAVCVASNGDHAGIRRSLDIVALSDRFEGRVFSAADVPRGKPAPDLFLHAARSMGVEPRACAVVEDSAYGVEAARAAGMRAFGYCGGLTPASRLAGPGTVVFDDMRDLPGLLTAAG; encoded by the coding sequence ATGACGGGGAGCGGCATCGAGCTGGTGATATTCGACTGTGACGGCGTGCTGGTGGACAGCGAGAGGATATGCGTCCAGGTCGATGCGGTGATCATGGCCGATCTGGGCTGCGCGTTCACCGAGGCCGAGATCATCGAGCGGTTCGTGGGCTCGTCCACCGAGGTGTACACCGCGGCCGTGGAGGAGCGTCTGGGACGGCGCCTGGAGAAGGACTGGCAGAACAAGTACGAGCACCTGTACGAGGCGGCCTTCGCGACCGGGTTGACGGCGGTCGACGGCGTCATGGACGCGCTGGACGGTCTCACCGCGGCCGTGTGCGTGGCCTCGAACGGTGATCACGCCGGCATCAGGCGCAGTCTGGACATCGTCGCGCTGTCCGACCGTTTCGAGGGGCGCGTCTTCAGCGCGGCGGACGTTCCCCGGGGCAAGCCCGCGCCCGACCTGTTCCTGCACGCCGCCCGCTCCATGGGTGTGGAGCCCCGGGCGTGTGCGGTGGTCGAGGACAGCGCGTACGGGGTCGAGGCGGCGCGGGCGGCCGGGATGCGGGCCTTCGGCTACTGCGGCGGGCTGACCCCGGCCTCCCGGCTGGCGGGGCCGGGCACCGTCGTGTTCGACGACATGCGTGATCTTCCCGGGCTGCTGACGGCGGCCGGCTGA
- a CDS encoding ester cyclase: MTATLAEQSTLSIQERNKQIALDCAAAWNRWDLDGIFTHWSPDIEHFSEDRPVDSEMMKAAMRGGLAAFPDLHLDVKSAVSEGDRVILRITVTATHLGDFMGKAATGKKVTWFMLEELRFDDAGKIIEHYDVFNYLPMLKELGFVAADVL, from the coding sequence ATGACCGCAACACTCGCCGAGCAGTCCACCCTCAGCATCCAGGAGCGCAACAAGCAGATCGCGCTCGACTGCGCCGCCGCCTGGAACCGCTGGGACCTGGACGGCATCTTCACGCACTGGTCGCCGGACATCGAGCACTTCTCCGAGGACCGCCCGGTCGACTCCGAGATGATGAAGGCCGCGATGCGCGGCGGCCTCGCCGCCTTCCCCGACCTGCACCTGGACGTCAAGAGCGCCGTCTCCGAAGGCGACCGCGTCATCCTGCGGATCACCGTGACCGCCACCCACCTCGGCGACTTCATGGGCAAGGCCGCGACCGGCAAGAAGGTCACCTGGTTCATGCTCGAGGAGCTGCGCTTCGACGACGCCGGGAAGATCATCGAGCACTACGACGTCTTCAACTACCTGCCGATGCTCAAGGAACTGGGCTTCGTCGCCGCCGACGTCCTCTGA